From Pseudomonas sp. stari2, a single genomic window includes:
- a CDS encoding LysR family transcriptional regulator, with product MDLRQLRYFIALNEHRSFVRAADAMGITQPAFSRSIQGLEQEFGCVLVDRGNKDLRPTPEGQVVLQHALTLVQGAALLSAEVTQMTKLDAGELHFGCGPAPAVKLVPDAVAQFINAHPKVRTCFQVDNWEKLSRALSREEIEFFIADIRHFESDPNFQTQPLTPKRGVFFCRPGHPLLAKESLSTNDMFDYPLATTLIPPGIRKLLANLSGRIDFSPTIETEHFPALVKVVLQSNAIGVGTEEAFVEDIAQGSLALLHWRNLPQNLESMNARCGIVSRTGFRLSPAARAMIETLVAVDKQEISVAV from the coding sequence ATGGATCTTCGCCAGTTGCGCTACTTCATCGCCCTCAATGAACACCGCAGTTTTGTCCGCGCGGCCGACGCCATGGGCATCACTCAACCGGCGTTCAGCCGCAGCATTCAAGGGCTGGAGCAGGAGTTCGGCTGCGTGCTGGTGGACCGCGGCAACAAGGATCTGCGCCCGACACCCGAAGGCCAGGTGGTGCTGCAGCACGCCCTGACCCTGGTGCAGGGCGCCGCATTGCTCAGCGCCGAAGTGACGCAGATGACCAAGCTCGATGCCGGCGAACTGCACTTTGGTTGCGGCCCGGCGCCGGCGGTGAAACTGGTGCCGGACGCGGTGGCGCAATTCATCAATGCGCACCCGAAAGTGCGTACCTGCTTTCAGGTGGATAACTGGGAAAAACTCAGCCGTGCCCTGAGCCGCGAAGAGATCGAATTCTTCATCGCCGACATCCGTCATTTCGAGTCCGACCCGAACTTCCAGACCCAGCCGCTGACACCCAAGCGCGGGGTATTTTTCTGCCGGCCGGGGCATCCGTTGCTGGCCAAGGAAAGCCTGTCGACCAACGACATGTTCGACTACCCGCTGGCGACCACGCTGATCCCGCCGGGGATTCGCAAACTGCTGGCAAATCTCAGCGGCAGGATCGATTTTTCACCGACCATCGAGACCGAGCACTTTCCGGCGCTGGTGAAAGTGGTGCTGCAATCCAACGCGATTGGCGTCGGCACTGAAGAGGCGTTTGTCGAGGACATCGCCCAGGGCTCGCTGGCGCTGCTGCACTGGCGCAACCTGCCGCAGAATCTGGAGAGCATGAATGCGCGGTGCGGGATTGTGAGCCGCACGGGATTCCGGCTTTCACCGGCAGCGCGAGCGATGATCGAGACGTTGGTGGCGGTGGACAAGCAGGAAATCAGCGTCGCGGTTTGA
- a CDS encoding TauD/TfdA dioxygenase family protein, which produces MSNAALAVKPAVHALDIHPVAGRIGAEIRGVHLSGELDAATVEAIQQALVQYKVVFFREQTQLDDQRQEAFAHLLGEPVAHPTVPSREGTRYLLELDGAEGQRANSWHTDVTFVDAYPKASILRSVVAPAFGGDTLWANTATAYNELPTELRELADKLVAVHSNEYDYAGAKPDVSAEKLERYRKIFTSTVYETEHPVVRVHPISGEKSLLLGHFVKRIKGYSQADSAYLFGLLQSHVIRQENTVRWRWKAGDVAIWDNRSTQHYAIDDYGTQDRVVRRVTLKGEVPVGASGQRSLTIKGAEIVGV; this is translated from the coding sequence ATGAGCAATGCCGCACTCGCTGTAAAACCCGCTGTCCACGCGCTGGACATTCATCCGGTGGCCGGCCGTATCGGCGCCGAAATCCGTGGCGTGCACCTGTCCGGTGAGCTGGATGCCGCGACGGTTGAAGCCATTCAACAGGCACTGGTGCAGTACAAGGTCGTGTTCTTCCGCGAGCAGACTCAGCTCGACGATCAGCGACAGGAAGCCTTTGCACATCTGCTTGGCGAGCCGGTGGCGCACCCAACCGTGCCGTCCCGCGAGGGCACCCGCTACCTGCTGGAACTGGACGGCGCCGAAGGCCAGCGCGCCAACTCCTGGCACACCGACGTGACCTTCGTCGATGCCTACCCGAAAGCCTCGATCCTGCGCTCGGTGGTGGCCCCGGCATTCGGTGGCGACACGCTGTGGGCGAATACTGCGACGGCGTACAACGAACTGCCGACCGAATTGCGCGAGCTGGCGGACAAACTGGTGGCCGTGCACAGCAACGAATACGACTACGCCGGGGCGAAGCCGGATGTCTCGGCAGAGAAGCTCGAGCGCTATCGCAAGATCTTCACCTCGACCGTGTATGAAACCGAACACCCGGTGGTGCGTGTACACCCGATCAGCGGCGAAAAGAGCTTGTTGTTGGGACATTTCGTCAAACGCATCAAGGGTTATTCCCAGGCCGATTCTGCATATCTGTTCGGGCTGTTGCAGAGCCATGTGATTCGTCAGGAAAACACCGTGCGCTGGCGCTGGAAAGCGGGTGATGTGGCGATTTGGGATAACCGTTCGACGCAGCATTATGCGATTGATGATTACGGAACCCAGGATCGGGTGGTGCGTCGGGTAACGCTCAAGGGTGAAGTGCCGGTCGGGGCTTCGGGGCAGCGTAGTCTGACTATCAAAGGCGCTGAGATCGTCGGCGTCTGA
- a CDS encoding alkaline phosphatase family protein, translating to MSNPQNPVRNVLYIMCDQLRRDYLSCYGHPHLHTPNIDRLASAGVRFSRAYTQGTICGPSRMSAYTGRYVSSHQVAWNAVPLPLEELTIGDYLRPHGIRTALVGKTHATANVDALQRLAINPESAQAEVLNEVGFEPYFRHDGIFPDDPLFDDKRESAPYTHYLREQGFEGRNPWHDWANAAEGDNGEILSGWKMRNAHLPARIPEQHSETVYTTNRAIDFIGEQGEKPWFLHLSYIKPHWPYIVPAPYHTLYSTKSILEPVRNASPSDHPVYQAFRQHEESLNFSKDPVRLKVIPTYMGLVKQVDDQLGRLFDFLQSNGRWEDTLIVFTSDHGDFLGDHWLGEKEFLLEQAVGVPLIVRDPRAAADVTRGTVEDRLAETIDGVPTFLESLGVTGAEHRLEGRSLIPLLHGENPDWRRYAISEYDYAFQAPARERLGQPIDRCRMTMVRSERWKYLAYDGFRPQLFDLLNDPQELQDLGADPAYAAVREEHAGYLFEWVRGLKRRTTISHQEIDLRGQRFRYGEPETEKLVQIGVW from the coding sequence ATGTCCAACCCGCAAAACCCCGTGCGCAACGTGCTGTACATCATGTGCGATCAGCTGCGCCGCGATTACCTGTCCTGCTACGGCCACCCGCATCTGCACACCCCGAACATCGATCGCCTGGCCTCCGCCGGCGTGCGCTTCAGCCGCGCATACACCCAGGGCACGATTTGCGGGCCGTCGCGGATGTCGGCCTACACCGGGCGTTATGTCAGCAGCCATCAGGTGGCATGGAACGCCGTGCCGCTGCCGCTGGAAGAGCTGACCATCGGCGATTACCTGCGCCCCCACGGCATTCGTACTGCGCTGGTCGGCAAGACCCACGCCACGGCCAACGTGGATGCCTTGCAGCGGCTGGCGATCAACCCTGAAAGCGCCCAGGCCGAAGTGCTGAATGAAGTCGGCTTCGAGCCCTACTTTCGCCACGACGGCATCTTCCCCGACGACCCGTTATTCGATGACAAACGCGAATCCGCGCCGTACACCCATTACCTGCGCGAGCAAGGTTTCGAAGGGCGTAACCCCTGGCACGACTGGGCCAACGCGGCCGAAGGCGACAATGGCGAGATCCTCAGCGGCTGGAAAATGCGCAACGCCCATTTGCCGGCGCGAATTCCCGAGCAACATTCAGAGACTGTCTACACTACAAATCGAGCCATCGACTTCATCGGTGAGCAAGGTGAAAAACCGTGGTTTTTACACCTGTCCTATATCAAACCCCACTGGCCCTACATCGTACCGGCTCCGTACCACACATTGTACAGTACGAAATCGATTCTCGAACCGGTACGTAATGCCTCTCCAAGCGACCACCCCGTCTATCAGGCCTTTCGCCAGCATGAGGAAAGCCTGAATTTCTCCAAAGATCCGGTACGACTGAAGGTGATCCCGACGTACATGGGCCTGGTCAAACAGGTCGATGATCAGCTGGGGCGGCTGTTCGATTTCCTGCAGAGCAACGGACGCTGGGAGGACACGCTGATCGTGTTCACCAGCGATCACGGCGACTTCCTGGGCGATCACTGGCTGGGCGAGAAGGAGTTTTTGCTGGAGCAAGCGGTGGGCGTGCCATTGATCGTGCGCGACCCGCGTGCTGCGGCGGATGTCACGCGGGGCACTGTGGAGGATCGACTGGCGGAAACCATCGACGGCGTGCCGACCTTTCTCGAATCGCTGGGAGTGACGGGCGCCGAGCATCGACTGGAAGGTCGCTCGTTGATTCCGCTGCTGCATGGTGAAAACCCGGACTGGCGCCGCTACGCGATCAGCGAGTACGACTACGCCTTCCAGGCCCCGGCGCGGGAGCGACTGGGCCAGCCGATCGACCGTTGCCGCATGACCATGGTGCGCAGCGAACGCTGGAAATACCTGGCGTACGACGGCTTCCGGCCGCAGCTTTTCGATCTGTTGAATGATCCGCAGGAGCTGCAGGATCTGGGCGCGGATCCGGCGTATGCGGCGGTGCGCGAGGAGCATGCGGGGTATTTGTTCGAGTGGGTACGCGGGTTGAAGCGGCGCACGACCATCAGTCATCAGGAGATTGATTTACGGGGGCAGCGGTTTCGTTATGGAGAGCCGGAGACCGAAAAGCTCGTTCAGATCGGCGTCTGGTGA
- a CDS encoding LysR family transcriptional regulator, with product MHIDLRQLRHFIALAEQRSFVAGAQAVNLSQSAFSRSIQALEHSVGCQLVDRGRKELPPTKQGQVLLEHARRLVSGAQQMANEISQFNGLEAGELRFGCGPAPAAGLIPRAIGSFIGRYPKARVHYQVDDWQSLSKRLLSEEFEFFVADTRHFEADPDYLTHRLRPRKWHFCCRAGHPLAAFDRVSAEQLMSYPLAVSIRPPNLRKVIVDLSGRPDFVPNVECENSASLLGVVLRSDAIGIVGAYSDALHQARGELVCLKVEGLPDDLEELYTRYGIVSRAGYRLSPLAEAMIEQIKAIDAVEEEVCSLANLAI from the coding sequence ATGCATATCGACTTGCGCCAGCTCAGACACTTCATCGCCCTCGCCGAACAACGCAGCTTCGTTGCGGGCGCGCAGGCGGTGAACCTGTCGCAGTCGGCGTTCAGCCGAAGCATTCAGGCGCTGGAACACAGCGTCGGTTGCCAGTTGGTGGATCGTGGGCGCAAGGAGTTACCGCCGACCAAACAGGGTCAGGTGCTGCTTGAACATGCTCGGCGACTGGTCAGTGGTGCACAGCAAATGGCCAACGAGATCAGTCAGTTCAACGGGCTGGAGGCGGGGGAATTGCGCTTCGGTTGTGGCCCGGCGCCAGCGGCAGGATTGATCCCGAGAGCGATCGGCAGCTTCATCGGCCGCTACCCGAAAGCGCGGGTGCATTACCAGGTCGATGACTGGCAGAGCCTGAGCAAGCGGCTGCTAAGCGAAGAGTTTGAATTCTTCGTCGCCGACACCCGGCATTTTGAGGCGGATCCGGATTACTTGACCCACCGATTGCGGCCGCGCAAATGGCATTTCTGTTGCCGCGCCGGGCATCCGCTGGCCGCTTTTGATCGGGTTTCGGCCGAGCAATTGATGAGTTATCCACTGGCCGTGAGCATTCGTCCGCCGAACCTGCGCAAGGTCATCGTCGACCTCAGTGGCCGCCCGGATTTCGTCCCGAATGTGGAATGTGAAAACAGCGCCAGCCTGCTCGGTGTGGTGCTGCGCTCCGATGCAATCGGCATCGTCGGCGCCTATTCGGATGCGCTGCATCAGGCTCGTGGCGAATTGGTGTGTTTGAAGGTCGAAGGGTTGCCGGATGATCTGGAGGAGCTTTACACCCGTTACGGAATTGTCAGCCGCGCCGGGTATCGGCTGTCGCCGTTGGCCGAGGCGATGATCGAGCAGATCAAAGCGATCGATGCGGTGGAAGAAGAGGTGTGTTCACTGGCGAACCTGGCCATCTGA
- a CDS encoding TonB-dependent receptor encodes MSPLNLASPPPPRRLKRLPLALLLAGSASWNQGYADDAQTPVSAPAGKTATATSQLETVTVTTRRREESSQDVPTPMSVVSGQTLETQRVYRIQDLQQLVPSVNVAYMHARQSSVSIRGLGNNPASDGLEGSVGLYIDNVYLGRPGMAVFDLMDIEQLEVLRGPQGTLFGKNTTAGVINISTRAPSFTPERSIETSVGEDGYFQTKGTLSGPLNDELAGRISAYRTRSDGDIKNEFNGHDLNGGSRDGFRAQLLFKPNENFNLRWIGDYNEEDSSAGTRVLYNTGPTINGVNLYQSRANAAGATLVNGSHRKVNLDNDQHVTVHQGGTSVEANWSLPSDFTLTSISSYRYWNFTPANDDGLNVAATYNAGVSVEDKQYSQEFRLASPKGEFFDYVLGAYYFGSDLDNKSFAYYGPQADIWNGTPRGALANVGSVGRGHIQTDSFALFAQGTWHLTPRLDFTAGVRGTYEEKNAWVNRDAPVGGAAVTGAAATARRGRTGAYDSGDLNQYSSSPSGLLNLSYRITDDLLGYATLSHGEKSGGINLVVGSAPTAGADSLLIGTERANNAELGFKSTLWDRRLQLNANLFWTQVNAYQTNAYDDVNRVQYLTNAGSVRSRGVEFESTVIPLRGLTLNFNGSFNDVSYLSYKDAPCPPEVSLAPRAPASCDLTGHQVVGASKWIGNANGKYEWNLANGLQPYVTGSYAFRSKAVGTVEDSDYGQIPSYAVVNLSTGLRGDFNQGQWDVSLWLKNAFDKTYYTTLWTGGNGGYEGLLGTPRTLGVTGRYDF; translated from the coding sequence ATGAGTCCGTTGAACCTCGCTTCACCGCCGCCGCCACGACGGCTCAAACGTCTGCCCCTGGCCCTGTTGCTGGCGGGGAGTGCCAGTTGGAATCAGGGTTACGCCGATGATGCCCAAACCCCTGTCTCGGCACCCGCAGGCAAAACCGCGACCGCGACTTCGCAACTGGAAACCGTGACCGTCACCACCCGCCGTCGCGAAGAAAGTTCTCAGGATGTGCCGACGCCGATGAGCGTGGTCAGCGGCCAGACTCTGGAAACGCAACGGGTCTATCGCATCCAGGATCTGCAGCAACTGGTGCCCAGCGTCAACGTCGCCTACATGCATGCGCGCCAGTCCAGCGTTTCGATTCGCGGCCTGGGCAACAACCCGGCCAGCGACGGCCTGGAAGGCAGTGTCGGCCTGTACATCGACAACGTTTATCTGGGCCGTCCGGGGATGGCGGTTTTCGACCTGATGGACATCGAACAGCTTGAAGTCCTGCGGGGGCCGCAGGGGACGCTGTTCGGCAAGAACACCACCGCCGGGGTGATCAACATCAGTACTCGCGCACCGAGTTTCACCCCGGAGCGCAGCATCGAAACCTCGGTCGGCGAGGACGGTTACTTCCAGACCAAGGGCACGCTGTCCGGGCCGCTCAACGATGAGCTGGCGGGACGCATTTCCGCCTATCGCACCCGTAGCGACGGCGACATCAAGAACGAATTCAACGGCCATGATCTGAACGGTGGTTCCCGCGACGGTTTCCGGGCGCAGTTGCTGTTCAAGCCCAACGAAAACTTCAATCTGCGCTGGATCGGTGATTACAACGAAGAGGATTCCAGTGCCGGCACCCGCGTGTTGTACAACACCGGGCCGACCATCAATGGCGTCAACCTCTATCAGTCCCGGGCCAATGCTGCCGGCGCGACGCTGGTCAACGGCTCGCACCGCAAGGTCAATCTGGACAACGACCAGCACGTCACGGTGCATCAGGGCGGCACGTCGGTGGAGGCCAATTGGTCGTTGCCGAGCGACTTCACCCTGACCTCGATCAGCTCCTATCGCTACTGGAATTTCACCCCGGCCAACGACGATGGCCTCAACGTCGCAGCGACCTATAACGCCGGCGTGTCGGTGGAGGACAAGCAGTACTCGCAGGAATTTCGCCTCGCATCGCCCAAGGGCGAGTTCTTTGATTACGTGCTAGGCGCGTACTACTTCGGTTCGGATCTGGACAACAAATCCTTCGCTTATTACGGCCCCCAGGCCGACATCTGGAATGGCACGCCACGGGGGGCATTGGCCAACGTTGGCAGCGTCGGTCGCGGCCACATCCAGACCGACAGTTTTGCGCTGTTCGCCCAAGGCACCTGGCACCTGACTCCGCGTCTGGATTTCACTGCCGGGGTGCGAGGCACCTATGAAGAGAAGAACGCCTGGGTCAATCGTGATGCGCCGGTGGGTGGCGCAGCGGTGACCGGCGCCGCTGCCACTGCGCGACGCGGCCGGACCGGCGCCTACGATTCCGGCGATCTGAATCAGTACAGCTCCAGCCCGTCCGGCTTGCTCAACCTCAGCTATCGCATCACCGATGATCTGCTCGGCTACGCCACGTTGTCCCACGGCGAGAAATCCGGCGGGATTAACCTCGTGGTCGGCTCGGCTCCGACCGCTGGCGCCGACTCGCTGTTGATCGGCACCGAACGCGCCAACAACGCCGAACTCGGCTTCAAGAGCACCCTGTGGGACCGCCGCCTGCAGCTCAACGCCAACCTGTTCTGGACCCAGGTCAACGCTTACCAGACCAACGCCTACGACGACGTCAACCGCGTGCAATATCTGACCAACGCCGGTTCTGTGCGCTCGCGTGGTGTGGAGTTCGAAAGCACCGTGATTCCGCTGCGTGGCCTGACGCTGAACTTCAACGGCTCGTTCAACGACGTTAGTTACCTCTCGTACAAGGATGCGCCGTGCCCGCCGGAAGTCAGTCTCGCACCGCGTGCCCCGGCCTCTTGCGACCTCACTGGTCACCAAGTGGTGGGGGCCTCGAAATGGATCGGCAACGCCAACGGCAAATACGAATGGAATCTGGCCAACGGGCTGCAACCTTACGTCACCGGCAGCTACGCATTCCGCTCCAAAGCGGTGGGCACGGTCGAGGATTCCGACTACGGCCAGATCCCGAGCTACGCGGTGGTCAATCTCTCCACCGGCCTGCGCGGCGATTTCAATCAGGGTCAGTGGGACGTCTCGCTGTGGCTGAAAAACGCCTTCGACAAAACCTACTACACGACCCTGTGGACTGGCGGCAACGGCGGCTATGAAGGCTTGCTCGGTACGCCGCGCACCCTCGGCGTCACCGGTCGCTACGACTTCTGA
- a CDS encoding aryl-sulfate sulfotransferase, protein MLRIKTALPVLLSGAVLSAGALAAPSVYPTGVTRYDPAKAFNQYVIFSGADKQTHLIDMNGNEVKNWSQAGFPSAIIDPKLVGGERGHVLLQLSDKDPGKLGSAGNGLGNQSVGELDWNGKVVWQWGDQAPGGAAQQHHDLRRLSNGNTVVLANKVHKVKGFKVPEVIDDAIYEVSPTGEVKWQWLASDHLNKFGFTAEQLKLVRASENPDYLHINNLSLVGPNKWFDAGDKRFNPDNLLLDSRNANFIAIIDKHSGKVVWRLGPNLPLANPKTAQQIPRPVDQFVGQHDAHIIPAGLPGAGNLLVFDNQGSAGYPNVTLGLISGSRVLEIDPVKNEIVWQYSAANSKQPEWAFYSSFISSARRLPNGNTLIDEGMNGRFFQVTASGENVWEYVSPYLGKAPGSDAISNWVYRALPVSYDWVPAGTPRSETAVIAPAIGVQQTHASR, encoded by the coding sequence ATGTTGCGCATCAAAACCGCATTACCGGTGTTGTTGTCCGGCGCAGTGCTCAGTGCCGGGGCGCTCGCCGCGCCCAGTGTTTACCCCACCGGAGTCACCCGTTACGACCCGGCCAAGGCCTTCAATCAATATGTGATCTTCAGCGGTGCCGACAAGCAGACACACCTGATCGACATGAACGGCAACGAGGTCAAGAACTGGTCTCAAGCCGGATTCCCGTCGGCAATCATCGACCCGAAACTGGTCGGTGGCGAGCGTGGCCATGTGTTGCTGCAACTGAGCGACAAGGATCCCGGCAAGTTGGGCTCTGCCGGCAACGGCCTCGGTAATCAGAGCGTCGGCGAGCTGGACTGGAATGGCAAAGTCGTCTGGCAGTGGGGCGATCAGGCACCCGGCGGCGCCGCGCAACAGCATCACGACCTACGTCGTCTGAGCAACGGCAACACCGTGGTGCTGGCGAACAAGGTGCACAAGGTCAAAGGCTTCAAAGTACCCGAGGTGATCGACGATGCGATCTACGAAGTCAGCCCCACGGGCGAGGTGAAATGGCAGTGGCTGGCGTCGGATCACTTGAACAAGTTCGGCTTCACCGCCGAGCAATTGAAGCTGGTGCGTGCCAGTGAAAATCCGGATTACCTGCACATCAACAACCTCAGCCTGGTCGGGCCGAACAAGTGGTTCGATGCTGGCGACAAACGCTTCAATCCGGACAACCTGCTGCTCGATTCTCGCAACGCCAACTTCATTGCAATCATCGACAAGCACAGCGGCAAAGTGGTGTGGCGCCTGGGGCCGAACCTACCGCTGGCCAACCCGAAAACCGCGCAGCAGATTCCGCGTCCGGTGGACCAGTTCGTCGGTCAGCATGATGCGCACATCATCCCGGCTGGGCTGCCCGGTGCGGGCAATCTGCTGGTGTTCGACAATCAGGGTTCGGCGGGTTATCCGAACGTTACGCTGGGGCTGATTTCCGGCTCGCGGGTGCTGGAAATCGACCCGGTGAAAAACGAAATCGTCTGGCAGTACAGCGCCGCCAATTCGAAGCAGCCGGAGTGGGCGTTCTACAGCTCGTTCATCAGCAGCGCGCGGCGCTTGCCCAACGGCAACACGTTGATCGACGAGGGTATGAACGGACGGTTTTTCCAGGTAACGGCCAGCGGCGAGAACGTCTGGGAATACGTCAGTCCCTATCTGGGCAAGGCACCGGGCAGCGACGCGATCAGCAACTGGGTCTACCGGGCTCTGCCTGTGAGTTATGACTGGGTGCCAGCAGGGACGCCGCGTTCGGAGACGGCAGTGATTGCGCCGGCCATAGGTGTGCAACAGACCCATGCCAGTCGTTAG
- a CDS encoding energy transducer TonB codes for MGNVQTAASAQEVLWRQAPSGELVDLGRPHRVPLGQLRLQRAPKGILSRRETILLGVLALVVHGAVIYWINQHPTPALPIVPPEIPPMTIEFSRPAPPAPPVVVPPPPAPVVEPPPPVEDELATKPPPKPKPVPKPKPVAKPVPKPASKAIEQPPAPPQPAAPVAAPAPPAPPAPAPVIPASANAAYLKNPAPEYPSLAQRRGWEGTVLLRVHVLASGKPGEIQIQKSSGRQQLDDAALDAVKRWSFVPAKQGDVAQDGWVSVPIDFKIH; via the coding sequence ATGGGCAATGTCCAGACCGCCGCCAGTGCACAGGAGGTGCTGTGGCGCCAGGCGCCGAGCGGCGAGTTGGTCGATCTCGGCCGGCCCCATCGTGTGCCGTTGGGGCAGCTGCGCTTGCAGCGTGCACCCAAGGGCATTCTGAGCCGCCGCGAAACGATTCTGCTCGGCGTTCTGGCGCTGGTGGTGCATGGCGCGGTGATCTACTGGATCAACCAGCATCCGACGCCGGCACTGCCGATCGTGCCGCCGGAAATTCCACCGATGACCATCGAATTTTCGCGCCCGGCACCCCCGGCGCCGCCTGTGGTTGTACCGCCGCCACCGGCACCTGTGGTCGAGCCACCACCGCCGGTGGAAGACGAACTGGCAACCAAGCCGCCACCAAAACCGAAGCCGGTTCCCAAGCCGAAACCGGTCGCCAAACCGGTACCGAAGCCGGCGTCCAAAGCCATTGAGCAGCCACCGGCTCCGCCACAACCGGCCGCTCCGGTCGCCGCGCCTGCGCCACCTGCACCGCCGGCGCCTGCTCCGGTGATACCGGCCTCGGCCAATGCCGCGTACCTGAAGAACCCGGCGCCGGAATATCCGTCACTGGCCCAGCGTCGCGGTTGGGAAGGCACGGTGTTGCTGCGGGTGCACGTGCTGGCCAGCGGCAAACCGGGCGAGATCCAGATTCAGAAAAGCAGTGGCCGGCAACAGCTCGACGACGCGGCGCTGGACGCCGTGAAGCGCTGGAGCTTCGTGCCGGCCAAGCAGGGTGATGTCGCCCAGGACGGCTGGGTCAGCGTGCCCATCGATTTCAAGATTCACTAA
- a CDS encoding MotA/TolQ/ExbB proton channel family protein, giving the protein MTLLASPLESIESAVIWLLVVFSVVTWGLALLKAVQFGRLKAQDRKFHKRFWAASSLDSAAELSETQPGAAARVAQAGYAAIQVGEAPQANDLSQAINHQDRLERALRQQIVRERRSLETGLAVVASIGSTSPFIGLFGTVWGIMEALKGISAAGSASLETVAGPIGAALVATGVGIAVAVPAVLVYNYFLRRLKLTAADLDDFAHDFYSLAQKSSFRVLIHPTAHKAAAQGNATKVKEAS; this is encoded by the coding sequence ATGACGTTACTGGCATCTCCACTGGAATCCATCGAAAGCGCGGTGATCTGGCTGCTGGTGGTCTTCTCTGTCGTCACCTGGGGCCTGGCATTGCTCAAGGCTGTGCAGTTCGGCCGGTTGAAGGCGCAGGATCGCAAATTTCACAAGCGCTTCTGGGCGGCGTCGAGTCTGGACTCCGCCGCCGAGTTGAGCGAAACCCAACCCGGCGCGGCAGCGCGGGTGGCACAGGCCGGTTATGCGGCGATTCAAGTGGGCGAAGCGCCGCAGGCCAATGACCTGAGCCAGGCGATCAACCATCAGGACCGCCTCGAACGTGCCTTGCGCCAGCAGATCGTCCGCGAGCGGCGTTCGCTGGAAACCGGTCTGGCGGTGGTCGCGAGTATTGGCAGCACCTCGCCGTTCATTGGCCTGTTCGGCACGGTGTGGGGAATCATGGAAGCGTTGAAAGGCATCAGCGCGGCGGGCTCGGCGAGCCTGGAAACGGTGGCCGGCCCGATCGGTGCAGCGCTGGTCGCCACCGGTGTGGGGATTGCGGTCGCGGTGCCGGCGGTGCTGGTTTACAACTACTTTTTGCGTCGTCTGAAACTGACGGCGGCGGACCTGGACGACTTTGCCCACGACTTCTACAGCCTGGCGCAAAAGAGTTCGTTCCGCGTGCTGATCCACCCGACCGCACACAAGGCTGCGGCCCAGGGCAACGCGACAAAAGTGAAGGAGGCGTCCTGA
- a CDS encoding biopolymer transporter ExbD — protein MAFSTQDSDEVLSEINVTPLVDVMLVLLVVFIVTAPLLTNAIPINLPKTEAVAPVEQKDPLVVSIDGAGKLFINKDEIQPDLLEFNLKSAKAKDPEVRVQLQADDGVNYGEVARAMASIERAGITKLSVITAR, from the coding sequence ATGGCCTTCTCCACGCAAGACAGCGACGAGGTGCTGAGCGAGATCAACGTGACGCCGCTGGTGGATGTGATGCTGGTGCTGCTGGTGGTGTTCATCGTCACCGCGCCACTGCTGACCAACGCGATACCGATCAACCTGCCGAAGACCGAAGCGGTGGCGCCGGTCGAGCAGAAAGACCCGTTGGTGGTGAGCATCGACGGTGCAGGAAAACTGTTTATCAACAAGGACGAAATCCAGCCGGATCTGTTGGAGTTCAACCTCAAGTCGGCCAAGGCCAAGGACCCGGAAGTGCGCGTGCAGTTGCAGGCGGACGACGGGGTGAATTACGGCGAAGTGGCGCGAGCCATGGCTTCGATTGAGCGGGCGGGCATCACCAAACTGTCGGTGATCACTGCACGATAA
- a CDS encoding alpha/beta hydrolase, which produces MRNESIRYLIVPGWQGSPEDHWQSHWQNSLPNSARVEQADWLTPRREDWVAALAEAIAADSSPVILIAHSLGCITVAHWAATAPLQHLRQVRGALLVAPADVERPACVPALRNFAPIPTDLLPFPSQVVSSDNDAAVSAPRALELARNWGAEAGILAGAGHINVKSGHQRWEQGFAYLYRLQNRMEHHARRRA; this is translated from the coding sequence ATGCGCAATGAATCAATCCGCTATCTGATTGTGCCGGGCTGGCAAGGATCGCCAGAAGATCATTGGCAAAGCCATTGGCAGAATAGCCTGCCCAACAGCGCGCGGGTGGAGCAGGCCGACTGGCTGACGCCGCGTCGTGAAGACTGGGTCGCGGCGCTGGCCGAGGCGATTGCCGCCGACAGCTCGCCGGTGATTCTCATCGCTCACAGCCTGGGCTGCATCACCGTGGCGCACTGGGCGGCCACCGCACCGTTGCAGCACCTGCGTCAGGTACGCGGTGCGCTGCTGGTCGCGCCGGCGGATGTGGAGCGTCCGGCCTGTGTGCCGGCGCTGCGCAACTTTGCACCGATTCCGACCGACCTGCTGCCGTTCCCGAGCCAGGTCGTCAGTTCCGACAATGACGCTGCCGTCAGCGCGCCGCGCGCGCTGGAACTGGCGCGCAACTGGGGCGCCGAGGCAGGGATTCTCGCGGGCGCCGGCCACATCAATGTGAAGTCCGGGCATCAACGCTGGGAGCAGGGATTCGCGTATCTGTATCGCCTGCAAAACCGCATGGAACACCACGCCCGGCGTCGTGCCTGA